In Octopus bimaculoides isolate UCB-OBI-ISO-001 chromosome 14, ASM119413v2, whole genome shotgun sequence, the following are encoded in one genomic region:
- the LOC106870053 gene encoding zinc finger protein 300 yields the protein MYPAQFMYAMGNHQPNIYSQPTSFYPNEHFSKCHEKGLLLSEKSFGSVGKQHSQMPDSYRKDFSPGLSSPDHMHDSSSHMTQSMRPLVAPPGGNTGNMGSGNGNNDGGAGGGGGAGGGGGGGTCGGGTGNNNNNSNNSSNNNNNNNNKQYYCTFCKKGFTQQINLKTHELTHTAEKPFCCATCGRAFAQKAALRNHERTHSGEKPFSCTICKKSFTQLGNLSTHLRTHSGERPFKCTICEKAFTQHANLNIHLRTHTGEKPYECETCGKRFSQRTNLDNHRRIHTGDMFKCAFCGKAFSLQINLRSHERIHTGEKPYKCSFCGRDFSQQTALKNHERIHTGDKPYSCSVCVKAFSQLGNLNIHMRTHTGVKPYSCDLCGKCFSQRTNLNNHRRTHTGDLFKCSMCSKAFSLEIGLRNHERVHTGEKPYYCTVCNKTFAQRGNLKTHLRVHTGEKPYQCDVCGKSFSQRANLNNHKRTRTGCELFTKNPPTSMSLSSQTSSSNSVTPLTLVPGMSAQASAAAAAAAAAAAAAARIKDSGHIKTPPSSTPSSFNGNDGSTAGTPSDSGAATNNNNNNNRSSCHGNSKQDPLHLSTSDSQKTPPGLKNNGMDPNLLSPDGVAMNDAGSDHFLDDICIPARDATELGEQLPVGQRIPRHPYVRQRMAQHAQHVPRQHEAQTELLAQHSRHEHVIKEPRH from the exons ATGTATCCCGCACAGTTTATGTACGCCATGGGCAACCATCAGCCCAACATTTACAGCCAGCCCACGAGCTTCTACCCTAATGAACATTTCTCAAAATGCCACGAGAAGGGCCTTCTTCTGTCTGAGAAGTCTTTCGGTTCCGTTGGCAAGCAACACTCCCAGATGCCAGACTCGTACCGTAAGGATTTCTCCCCTGGCCTGAGCAGCCCAGACCACATGCACGACAGTAGTAGTCACATGACACAGTCAATGAGGCCACTGGTGGCCCCACCTGGAGGCAATACTGGAAACATGGGTAGCGGCAACGGCAACAATGACggtggtgctggcggtggtggtggtgctggtggcggaggtggaggaggaacTTGTggtggcggcactggcaacaacaacaacaacagcaacaacagtagcaacaacaacaacaacaacaacaacaaacagtacTATTGTACGTTCTGCAAGAAGGGCTTCACACAGCAGATCAATTTGAAAACACACGAACTGACGCACACGGCTGAAAAACCGTTCTGCTGTGCAACATGTGGCAGAGCTTTCGCTCAGAAAGCAGCCCTGCGGAACCATGAAAGAACTCACTCAGGCGAAAAGCCTTTCAGTTGTACTATTTGTAAAAAAAGCTTCACTCAACTTGGTAATTTGAGCACACACTTAAGGACTCACTCGGGGGAAAGGCCATTTAAATGCACGATATGTGAGAAAGCTTTTACCCAGCATGCAAACCTCAACATTCATCTCAGAACACACACCGGGGAAAAACCTTACGAGTGCGAAACTTGTGGGAAACGGTTCTCCCAGAGGACGAACTTGGATAACCATAGGCGTATACACACTGGGGACATGTTCAAGTGCGCGTTTTGTGGGAAAGCGTTTAGCCTGCAGATTAACCTGAGGAGTCAcgaacgcattcatactggagagaaaccttacAAGTGTTCGTTTTGTGGACGGGACTTTTCACAGCAGACTGCTCTCAAAAACCATGAACGGATTCACACGGGTGACAAACCGTACAGTTGTTCCGTGTGCGTGAAGGCGTTCAGTCAGCTGGGCAACCTTAACATccacatgcgaacacacacagGTGTCAAACCATATTCTTGCGACCTCTGTGGCAAGTGTTTCTCTCAAAGAACCAATTTAAACAACCACAGGCGGACACACACTGGCGACCTCTTCAAGTGTTCGATGTGTTCGAAAGCGTTCAGCTTGGAAATCGGTCTCCGCAACCACGAACGAGTGCACACGGGCGAGAAACCTTACTATTGCACCGTGTGCAACAAGACGTTTGCACAACGTGGCAACCTGAAAACTCATCTTAGGGTCCACACTGGCGAGAAACCGTACCAGTGTGACGTGTGTGGGAAAAGCTTCTCACAAAGGGCCAACCTGAATAACCATAAACGCACTCGCACTGGATGTGAACTCTTCACGAAAAACCCACCAACTTCTATGTCTCTGTCCTCACAGACATCCTCTTCGAATTCAGTGACCCCGTTGACCTTAGTTCCCGGCATGTCTGCCCAGGCctcggcagcagcagcggcggcggcggcagcagcggcCGCAGCTGCAAGGATCAAGGATTCCGGCCACATCAAAACGCCACCGTCTTCTACGCCGTCGTCGTTCAATGGTAACGACGGCTCCACTGCTGGTACCCCCTCGGACAGTGGTGCTgctacgaacaacaacaacaacaacaacaggagcagtTGCCATGGCAACAGTAAACAGGACCCGCTGCATCTGTCTACATCGGATTCCCAAAAGACGCCCCCCGGCCTAAAGAACAATGGGATGGACCCGAACCTGCTCAGTCCGGACGGTGTTGCAATGAACG ACGCCGGCAGTGACCACTTCCTGGATGACATCTGCATACCTGCACGAGATGCCACAGAGCTGGGAGAACAACTACCTGTGGGCCAGAGGATTCCCCGTCACCCATATGTCCGGCAGCGGATGGCCCAACATGCCCAACACGTTCCCAGGCAGCATGAAGCACAAACAGAACTCTTGGCCCAGCATTCAAGACATGAGCACGTCATCAAAGAGCCACGCCATTGA